One Edaphobacter lichenicola DNA window includes the following coding sequences:
- a CDS encoding alpha/beta hydrolase — MPRPTPKPSKRTPPTNAQPEVVSPLWLVKAIALTIIAALVCGYLTLCLLFYQGQWQFVLHPTRTSAAPTSIAGIPYELIRFGPDESATPRLTGWWIPSSPNARYAHATIFFLPGADGSLADSIATLAALHNVGLNVFAFDYRGYGQSATTRPNQQNMAHDADSAWQYLTNSRAIPAQQIIPYGTGVGASLAAQLAANHTTIPALILDAPHADLLPIAQRDPRARLLPVRLLFHEQFPLAAPLSTLKTPKLLLSRSNSPDQSFRTAADPKLTVELPSPELPKPELPSPDRLYAQSITRFLDQYVAHDLSPAPTQQLVPPPAPTH; from the coding sequence ATGCCCCGCCCCACGCCGAAGCCCAGCAAGCGCACCCCGCCAACCAACGCCCAGCCTGAAGTCGTAAGCCCTCTCTGGCTCGTCAAGGCCATCGCCCTAACCATCATCGCGGCCCTCGTCTGCGGCTATCTCACCCTCTGCCTCCTCTTCTATCAAGGCCAGTGGCAGTTCGTCCTCCACCCAACCCGCACGTCTGCCGCTCCAACCTCCATCGCAGGCATCCCCTACGAGCTCATCCGCTTCGGCCCCGACGAGTCCGCCACCCCGCGGCTCACCGGCTGGTGGATTCCCTCCTCCCCCAACGCCCGCTACGCCCACGCCACCATCTTCTTCCTTCCCGGCGCCGACGGCTCTCTGGCTGACTCCATCGCCACTCTCGCAGCCCTCCACAACGTCGGCCTCAACGTCTTCGCCTTCGACTACCGCGGCTACGGCCAGAGCGCAACCACGCGCCCCAATCAACAAAACATGGCCCACGACGCCGATTCCGCCTGGCAGTACCTCACCAACTCCCGAGCCATCCCCGCCCAACAAATCATCCCCTACGGAACCGGCGTAGGAGCGTCCCTCGCCGCCCAACTCGCAGCAAACCACACCACAATCCCCGCCCTCATCCTCGACGCCCCCCACGCCGACCTCCTCCCCATAGCCCAGCGCGACCCCCGCGCCCGTCTCCTCCCCGTCCGCCTCCTATTTCACGAGCAGTTCCCCCTCGCCGCACCACTCTCCACCCTCAAAACCCCCAAGCTCCTCCTCTCCCGCAGCAACTCACCCGACCAAAGCTTTCGCACCGCCGCCGATCCCAAACTCACCGTAGAACTCCCTTCCCCAGAACTTCCCAAACCAGAACTCCCCTCACCCGACCGTCTCTACGCTCAAAGCATCACCCGATTTTTAGATCAGTACGTAGCCCACGATCTCTCGCCCGCGCCAACCCAGCAACTCGTACCTCCCCCGGCACCCACCCACTAA
- a CDS encoding Rieske (2Fe-2S) protein has protein sequence MAQWVRLCGVAEAPPVGRVMEAEVEGVAICLANVNGELSALDNVCPHRQGPLGQGWIEGEAVVCPWHSWAFNVKTGLAEYPADERVEVFPLRVEGEDVLVDIE, from the coding sequence GTGGCGCAGTGGGTGAGGTTGTGTGGGGTGGCGGAGGCTCCGCCGGTGGGACGGGTGATGGAGGCCGAGGTAGAGGGCGTCGCGATTTGCCTGGCGAATGTGAATGGGGAGCTGTCGGCGCTGGATAATGTGTGTCCGCATCGGCAGGGGCCGCTGGGACAGGGTTGGATTGAGGGGGAAGCGGTGGTGTGCCCGTGGCACTCGTGGGCTTTCAACGTGAAGACTGGGCTGGCGGAGTATCCGGCCGATGAGAGGGTGGAGGTGTTTCCGTTGCGTGTGGAAGGCGAGGATGTTCTGGTGGATATTGAGTAG
- a CDS encoding REP-associated tyrosine transposase, translating into MIPKREVATRNGQTYFVTSNTAGRKPFFRHERWARLFIQMLYEYGPARFLIHGFVVMPDHFHLLITPQESLELAVQCIKGGFSFRAKKEFDWSGDVWVAGFSDHRIRDYEDFEVHQRYIAKNPVEARLAERAGDHAYCSANGQFELDAFPQGLKPPLAVMADGAAKAAPFQDKSGDQGNET; encoded by the coding sequence ATGATACCGAAGCGGGAGGTAGCTACCAGGAATGGACAAACCTACTTCGTCACTTCTAACACGGCTGGACGGAAGCCGTTCTTCAGACATGAACGATGGGCACGGCTTTTCATTCAGATGTTGTATGAATATGGGCCAGCAAGATTTTTGATCCACGGCTTTGTGGTGATGCCCGATCACTTTCATCTTTTGATTACTCCGCAAGAGAGTTTAGAGCTTGCGGTGCAATGCATCAAAGGCGGATTTTCGTTTAGGGCGAAGAAGGAATTCGATTGGTCCGGAGATGTTTGGGTTGCAGGTTTCTCTGACCATCGGATTCGGGACTATGAGGATTTTGAAGTGCATCAACGGTATATCGCGAAGAATCCGGTTGAGGCTCGGTTGGCGGAACGGGCAGGGGACCATGCGTATTGTTCCGCGAATGGACAGTTCGAATTGGATGCATTCCCTCAGGGGCTAAAGCCCCCACTCGCGGTGATGGCAGACGGCGCGGCTAAAGCCGCTCCCTTTCAAGACAAGAGCGGTGACCAAGGGAATGAAACGTAG
- a CDS encoding DoxX family protein, giving the protein MTKWLNSLQPTGALLMRLILGISMAIHGYHKVLPLSALHHYAHYVTTLGLPYWLGYVSAYTEFVGGILLILGLLTRLAAFLVATNMLVAFVTVGIHQGFGIYNYILALAALAIMLIFYGAGAMALDRKIGFA; this is encoded by the coding sequence ATGACGAAATGGCTCAATAGCCTCCAACCCACCGGCGCGCTTCTCATGCGCCTCATCCTCGGCATCTCCATGGCGATCCACGGCTACCACAAGGTCCTGCCGCTCAGCGCCCTGCACCACTACGCCCACTACGTCACCACCCTCGGCCTGCCCTACTGGCTCGGATACGTCTCGGCCTACACCGAGTTCGTCGGCGGCATCCTCCTCATCCTGGGTCTTCTCACCCGTCTCGCCGCGTTTCTGGTCGCAACCAACATGCTGGTAGCCTTCGTCACCGTCGGCATCCATCAGGGCTTCGGCATCTACAACTACATCCTCGCCCTGGCCGCCCTGGCCATCATGCTGATCTTCTACGGCGCTGGAGCCATGGCCCTCGACCGCAAGATAGGCTTCGCCTGA
- the carA gene encoding glutamine-hydrolyzing carbamoyl-phosphate synthase small subunit — MQAILALEDGRVFRGKSFGARAECSGEVVFNTSLTGYQEIFTDPSYAGQIVVLTNPHIGNYGTTPSDAESKKPFIEGLVTREFSPMSSNWRSTQVADEYLERYGVPVIGEIDTRAVVRHLRANGVMRGVIASGENLDVDALVAKARSIRKMDGTDLASVVSTKVAYEWDANEPKNQTGDTLLTAALGEDVKQMHVVAYDFGIKENILRMLTRENCRVTVVPAKTSAADVLAMEPDGVFFSNGPGDPEPLEYAVENVRELQGKKPIFGICLGHQIFGLALGGKTYKLKFGHHGGNHPIMNHQTGKVEITAQNHNFNVDPDSLPDDVEKTHTNLNDQTLAGLRHKTAPMFSVQYHPEASPGPHDSHYLFKDFRKMMEEWKK; from the coding sequence ATGCAGGCAATACTGGCGCTGGAAGATGGGCGCGTTTTTCGGGGTAAGAGTTTTGGCGCGCGGGCGGAATGCTCGGGCGAGGTGGTCTTCAATACATCACTGACCGGCTATCAGGAGATCTTTACCGATCCCTCCTATGCGGGTCAGATCGTGGTTTTGACAAATCCACATATTGGGAACTATGGGACGACGCCGAGCGATGCGGAGTCGAAGAAGCCGTTTATCGAGGGTTTGGTGACGCGGGAGTTTTCGCCGATGAGCTCGAACTGGCGTTCGACGCAGGTGGCGGATGAGTATCTTGAGCGCTATGGCGTGCCGGTGATCGGCGAGATTGATACGCGTGCGGTGGTGCGGCATCTGCGGGCGAATGGTGTGATGCGCGGGGTGATTGCGTCGGGGGAGAATCTTGATGTCGATGCGCTAGTGGCAAAGGCGCGATCGATACGCAAGATGGATGGGACGGACCTGGCGAGCGTCGTGAGCACGAAGGTTGCGTATGAGTGGGATGCGAACGAGCCGAAGAATCAGACGGGCGATACGCTGCTGACTGCGGCGCTCGGTGAAGACGTGAAGCAGATGCATGTGGTCGCGTATGACTTCGGGATCAAGGAAAATATTCTGCGGATGCTGACGCGGGAGAACTGCCGGGTGACGGTGGTTCCGGCGAAGACCTCGGCTGCGGATGTGCTGGCGATGGAGCCGGATGGAGTGTTCTTCTCGAATGGACCCGGGGATCCCGAGCCGCTTGAGTACGCCGTTGAGAATGTGAGGGAGCTGCAGGGGAAGAAGCCGATCTTCGGGATTTGCCTGGGACATCAGATCTTTGGGCTGGCGCTGGGTGGCAAGACTTATAAGCTGAAATTTGGACACCATGGCGGGAACCACCCGATCATGAATCATCAGACGGGCAAGGTGGAGATTACCGCGCAGAATCATAACTTCAATGTTGATCCTGATTCGCTGCCGGACGACGTTGAGAAGACGCATACGAATTTGAACGATCAGACGCTGGCTGGGTTGAGGCACAAGACGGCCCCGATGTTCAGTGTGCAGTATCACCCGGAGGCTAGTCCGGGGCCGCATGACTCGCATTATCTATTCAAGGATTTTCGGAAGATGATGGAAGAGTGGAAGAAGTAG